ACGACCAGTCATGTCTTGCCCCTGATTGGGACGCCTCGTCCGTTTGTCATTGCGAATCGCATCCCACCCCGGCGCCGGGTCCACCGAGTGAGCAGACGGTCTGTCTCCTGCGTCAACGAACGGGACAGGCGTGCCCCAGTGAATGAACAAACGGTATTCACCAAAGTCTCTTTCCTGTTTGATCCGATCTCCAAGTACTGGCCGTAAGTGAATACTCTACTGGTACAACTGAGAGCCTGAGGCTTCCTTCAAGACGGTTCCACCGTGGTCTGGCGGCCGAGCCATCTGGATCAACTTCCGCCGTCCCGTTGCCCGGGCCCctgccctccctctctctacCGAGCTTGCCCGTCACCTGAGCGAGAGCTTTTCCCTTCCGAACCTGCTTTTGagctttttctctcttctccctcctccttccactTTACCTACCTCCATCCCAATCTGTCCTCTTTTCCTATCTTCTTCCTTACCAGTCCATCACCCGTCTATCCCACAATCTCCCCTCCCATCAGTCACAATGGCCTCCACTCGCGTCCTCGCTTCCAGACTCGCCACCCAGATGGCCACCAAGGCCGCCCGCCCTGCGGTGCGCGTCTCTGCCATGCCCAAGCGCACCATCACTGGTAAGTGTTGAACGAACGAAAGAAAAATAGAAAACGGATCCGACGGATtgaggaagaagggagggggatatcagagaaagaagaagaggaaaaaaaaaaaagaccgacgtcgacgacgaagccaaaTGAGCACATCAACCCAATTGGCCTCTCTCTACACCGATCCCGATGTCGACGAAAAtatttttttcttcccctctctcccgATATCGTCACCTCCCCAATTCTTCCCCATCCGTCGAGATGAACCTGCCTCACATGAGTATTTACGAACCTGCTCTGACATCGAAAATTTTCCAGGCTTCTCCAGCCCCCTCCAGGCCGTCAAGCGCCAGCAGGCCACCACTGTCCAGTCCAAGGTCTTCACCCAGGTCCAGGCCAAGCGCGCCTACTCCTCTGAGATCGCTCAGGCTATGGTCGAGGTCTCCAAGAACTTGGGTATGGGTTCCGCCGCCATCGGTCTTACCGGTGCTGGTATCGGTATCGGTCTGgtcttcgccgccctcatcaACGGTGTTGCCCGCAACCCTGCCCTCCGTGGCCAGCTCTTCTCCTACGCCATTCTTGGTttcgccttcgtcgaggccatcggTCTCTTCGACCTCATGGTTGCCCTCATGGCCAAGTTCGTACGTCATCACCTCCCGCTCATCAATTTATCGAGACTCATTGATGCTAACACCCATCACAGACGTAAGCGATTTACTTCGCGCTGGCGAGCTGGGGAGACGCGAGGCGGACAGCTTTCGGACGGAGCCGTCTTCCCGCGTCTTTTCCCCTCGGGACAGGTTCGCCTATGGCTACGCATTGGAGTCGCCAATGCTCCACACTGCGTAGTGACCCTGAGTTAATAGACGGGATAGATAACATGGTGGGCATTTAGAAGTATAGAGGTCATAGACCGCACGGCTTTTTTTGAGCTGTGTTGTATAGATGGAGAATGGTCTCGTGGCAGACGGACGCGGGCTTCGCAATACTCTTACGAGCGAAAAAGTTTTGCACACCCCCCCTCGATCTTTCTTGCTTCGGCCTGTTTTTTCCCACCCCCCGTGGCTCTTGGCCCTGACACACTTTTTTCTGTAAAAATACTACAAACCTCAAACTCATGATGATCAAAACCTTGTGGTGACCAGAGCCCGTGATTCAGACTGAGCCGTGGGACGAGTTGGCTTCCAACGAAACCGCGAAATCGAAACAATAACGAAACCACTCGGTCTGGCATAAATCACAACAAAACGGCCGTAAAAACCAATCACCGGGAGGCAAGGCGGTGAGTAAGGAATTGAGGTCTTTGCTCTCGAGGCCGCAGTCGTCCACGACATGGTTTCTCTTCTCCACTCTGGAACTGCGAGCTTGAAgctcccttccccccccgcGAGATCTCGAACGAGGCGAATTGGCCAATCTGAGGTGAGAATTGAGCGAGCTCGAACCCTCGCGAAGCTTATTGCGGGTGTGTGCCTTCCCGTCCGTCTCCTCTGGACTGCGGGAAGGTCCAGGGAGGAGGCCATGATCCCCATGGGGTTCTCCCTCGTCACGAAGAAGCACCACGCCATCTCATCCCCCTTCACCACTGGGTGTGCGATTCGCCTCGTGACCACGCTATATGAGTGGGGATATTTTGCACGACGCCAGCGGTTTGCCGGTTGCAAGGCCATGCTGGACATACACCGCTAGCAAGCTCGACgcttggagaagaaggaagaggaggagcccATCTGTCCTCTCTCGATCACACTTGAGCTCATGACCGTAGCCGGGAGCCTAACCAGGCTTTGGCCCAGTCGCCCAATTGTCCAATCCACTGCCGAACTGAGCTCGGTCTCCGAAAGCGTATGTGTCtggtgtgtgtgcgtgctCCGCTCCTTATCATCGAACACCTTGGCATCGAGTCGTGCGTGCCGACAACCaaagaccccccccccaattcGCAATTGggtttgtttttctttttctttctgttTGTCTTGTTTTTGCCGCACTGCTGTGTGCTCAGTGTGCTCACTTTCTCAAACGAAGCAagcgggggggagggaaggttGTACGGAGGTGGgctttttttcccttccaaGAAACCCAAAAAAACAACATGGGATGAGATCAAACAAGATAATGCAGCCCTGGATTTGTCTAAAAGAAAGCAAGGCCTTGAGTAAGAGTTCGCGGGGGAAGGCGTTCGATAAGCCTGGCTGGAGCATCGACAGGTACGTCGAACGAAGCAAACTTCTCTCCTGCTCGGATCTCGATCTTGAGACTGGCCGCGCTCCTCGGTTTTCCGACACGAGTCCGCCATCGAGCCCACTTGGTGACggacgaggggggagggagggggtaCGCGAACGAAACCGTTTTGATGagtgaaaaaaaaaaaaaaaaccacgAAAAAAACCACTCTTTTCTGCCGGACTCACCTGGCTATCTATCGCAGGCACCtcatctcccccccttgTTGGGATCAGCTATGTGCGGGTCctccgacgaagacgagacgagcGAGAGAGACGGTCGGGTGGGCGGGCATTGCGAGGCTCCACATGGCATCATGGCTTTCGCTGCTCCGTATCCAGGGTTTCCCTTTTGGTCCACCGTTTTCTCTTCCTTAAGTGTGTTTAACTGCGTAACGTAGATCGGATGTtcgcggggggggggggggggggggggggggatgcgCTCGCCATTGACGATACTTTgcgatgggatgggatgtcGTTGAAAGGATTAAGTAATCCCCTCATCACCCAAACCAGGgagggttttttttctccccttcttcttttatGACGACGGCTCAGGTAATGACCTGGGTTTCCCCTCACGCAAGTCTCGTTCGATTACCCCCCTCCAATTCCTGGGCAGGCCTTGCCTCGGTGAGGAGAAAAGAGTTGAACCGAGGGCGTGGGCTAGTGTAACGGCGTAAGGCACAGCCAACCCTGGCCCCACCTTTTTCCAGTTCGGGACGGCGGGGAAGGCATGTTCTATGACTTCTAGAACGGGTAGGTACATTTCGTGTGTTTCGACGGCACAAGTCACTTAGGAAGCATGCGGCTTGCAGGTGCCATCAACGGGAGAAACTGGTGGTTGGCTGATACTGTGAAGATGGGATATGTGGGGTTGAAGGATGGTTTGCCCGGTGTTTGTGGGTGTTTGTTGTTGAGCAAACGGGCGTGCTCCGTCGTGAGTCAGCCCGATGGCGCCGTGGGTGTTAATGGCCTCCAGGGACTCGTCCAGCTACAGCCAGCAGCTTGTTAGACTCGAGTCAAACAGAGGCCGTGGACGGACCGGGTCTTGTCGACGCCATCACGCCCAGACCACAAAACGGAAGACACTCTGGATGTTCGACCCGCC
The DNA window shown above is from Colletotrichum destructivum chromosome 2, complete sequence and carries:
- a CDS encoding Putative ATP synthase, F0 complex, subunit C, V-ATPase proteolipid subunit C-like protein, giving the protein MASTRVLASRLATQMATKAARPAVRVSAMPKRTITGFSSPLQAVKRQQATTVQSKVFTQVQAKRAYSSEIAQAMVEVSKNLGMGSAAIGLTGAGIGIGLVFAALINGVARNPALRGQLFSYAILGFAFVEAIGLFDLMVALMAKFVHVSDLLRAGELGRREADSFRTEPSSRVFSPRDRFAYGYALESPMLHTA